One window of Chryseobacterium indologenes genomic DNA carries:
- a CDS encoding efflux RND transporter permease subunit gives MKITNFAVKNYQFTLIIFLLVAVVGFLTLFTMPRSEDPSTHPPQYLITVIYPGTSPKDMEEQVVKPIENKIYGLENIDKILTTVEDGVAAFQVKFKYGVDVDNKYQEISTEINALKNSELPKDIYQIKTEKISSSDVKILQVALVSESASEKKLRDEADKLKTKLEKITNLKNVIYSGMPEQEIRVDLKLDKLAQLRIPLNVVMGSLQSEAADIPGGSIDMGTKVFNVKTSGKFKNEQDVANTVIYNANGKIVYMKDVAEVGYKSQTVDHITRINGHRCILVSAGMKDNVNITDVQKQFAPILEEFSKDLPENIKMIKNFDQADMVSQRLGHLGFDFGLAIVLVIITLLPLGSRASVIVMISIPLSLALGLIAMNALGFSLNQLSIVGLVVALGLLVDDSIVVVENIERWLREGHSKKDAVLKGTKQIGLAVVGCTATLIIAFLPLVFLPDIAGEFIRSLPVAVITSVLASMLVALTLVPFLGSRFLKTHDHEGGNIFLQYLQKFLTNSYKGIMPKALKYPKITIGISIALSVLAFGLFSLTGFKLFPTSEKPMFLINIKTPLQSNISESDRVARIVESELKKHQEITFYTSNVGKGNPQIYYNVHPQDRKPDFAQIFVQLDDEAKPETKTALIETLREKFKTMPYAKVEVKDFEQGTPIEANIVVRLFGEDPAVLRQLSSQVENILRKQEGTMYINNELNTYKTDVKVKINKEKARTLGVMTSEVDKVIRLAVAGLPVGDYIDDRGDARTVTLTLPREKFSNLDALKNLYVNNVQGVPIALNEIAAVSFETSPTAINHFNKSRFAKVSAMSGKGYYANDLLVDIIPQLDQLKMPKGYYYKLSGEKESEGDALGGNFISVIILSTFLFIAVLLLQFKTFKGIIIVLSIIPLGILGGVILLLIDGSPMSLVAIIGFIGLSGIQVKNSLLLVDFTNQLRLEGHSIDEAIAIAGETRFLPVVLTSITAICGLIPLALNSNPLIAPLAIVLIGGLISSTILSRIVTPVMYKLIPPSLDIENKEEY, from the coding sequence ATGAAGATTACAAATTTTGCCGTTAAAAATTATCAGTTTACGCTGATCATATTTCTTCTTGTTGCGGTGGTCGGTTTCTTAACGCTCTTCACAATGCCAAGATCCGAAGATCCATCCACGCATCCGCCACAATATCTGATCACCGTGATCTATCCCGGAACAAGCCCGAAAGATATGGAAGAGCAGGTGGTAAAGCCCATCGAAAATAAAATCTACGGGCTGGAAAATATTGATAAAATACTGACGACTGTAGAAGACGGCGTTGCCGCTTTTCAGGTTAAATTTAAATATGGTGTTGATGTTGATAATAAGTATCAGGAAATTTCAACTGAGATTAATGCCTTAAAAAACAGTGAGCTTCCGAAAGATATTTATCAGATCAAAACAGAAAAGATATCATCTTCTGATGTGAAAATTCTGCAGGTTGCCCTGGTTTCTGAGAGTGCTTCCGAGAAAAAACTTCGGGATGAGGCAGATAAGCTTAAAACAAAACTTGAAAAGATCACGAATCTTAAAAATGTCATCTACTCAGGAATGCCAGAGCAGGAGATTAGGGTTGATCTTAAACTGGATAAGCTTGCACAACTGAGAATACCCTTAAATGTTGTGATGGGAAGTTTGCAGAGTGAGGCAGCCGATATCCCCGGAGGAAGTATCGATATGGGAACCAAGGTGTTCAATGTTAAAACCAGCGGTAAATTCAAAAATGAACAGGATGTTGCCAACACCGTCATTTATAATGCCAATGGTAAGATTGTCTATATGAAAGACGTTGCCGAGGTTGGTTACAAATCGCAGACCGTTGACCATATCACCCGAATCAATGGCCATCGTTGCATTCTTGTAAGTGCCGGAATGAAGGATAATGTGAATATTACCGATGTTCAGAAACAATTTGCCCCTATTTTGGAAGAATTCTCAAAAGATCTTCCTGAAAATATTAAGATGATCAAAAACTTCGACCAGGCTGATATGGTTTCCCAGCGGCTGGGTCATTTAGGTTTTGACTTCGGATTAGCCATTGTTTTGGTTATCATTACACTACTGCCTTTAGGTTCAAGAGCATCTGTTATTGTAATGATTTCAATTCCGCTTTCGTTGGCATTAGGTTTAATTGCGATGAATGCATTAGGATTTTCACTGAATCAGTTGAGCATCGTGGGATTGGTTGTAGCATTGGGATTATTGGTTGATGACAGTATTGTGGTTGTGGAAAATATAGAGCGCTGGTTACGTGAAGGGCATTCTAAAAAAGATGCGGTTCTTAAAGGAACCAAACAGATCGGTTTGGCGGTTGTAGGATGTACCGCAACATTGATCATTGCATTTTTACCATTGGTATTCCTTCCTGATATCGCAGGGGAATTCATACGGAGCCTTCCGGTAGCTGTAATTACGAGTGTTTTGGCGTCCATGCTGGTTGCGCTAACCCTTGTTCCATTTTTAGGCAGCCGATTCCTGAAGACCCACGACCACGAAGGTGGAAATATTTTCCTACAGTATCTTCAGAAATTTCTGACCAACAGTTACAAAGGAATTATGCCGAAAGCCTTGAAATATCCCAAAATAACAATCGGAATTTCAATCGCATTAAGTGTTTTGGCATTTGGATTATTCAGTTTAACAGGTTTTAAATTATTCCCAACTTCAGAAAAACCGATGTTTCTGATCAATATCAAAACACCGCTTCAGTCTAATATTTCAGAGAGTGACCGTGTTGCCAGGATTGTTGAATCAGAATTAAAAAAGCATCAAGAAATAACCTTTTACACTTCCAATGTTGGAAAAGGAAATCCACAGATTTACTACAATGTGCATCCACAGGACAGAAAGCCTGATTTTGCGCAGATCTTTGTGCAGTTGGATGACGAAGCAAAACCTGAAACGAAGACTGCTTTGATTGAAACTTTAAGGGAAAAATTCAAAACAATGCCTTACGCCAAAGTTGAGGTAAAAGATTTTGAACAGGGAACTCCGATTGAAGCCAATATTGTCGTGCGCTTATTTGGGGAAGATCCTGCTGTTTTGAGGCAACTTTCTTCTCAGGTAGAAAATATTTTGAGAAAACAAGAAGGAACGATGTACATCAACAATGAACTAAACACCTACAAAACCGATGTTAAAGTAAAAATCAACAAGGAAAAAGCGAGAACTCTAGGAGTGATGACGAGTGAGGTGGATAAAGTCATTCGTCTTGCCGTAGCCGGATTGCCGGTGGGAGACTACATCGACGACCGCGGCGATGCAAGAACAGTAACGCTGACTTTACCGAGAGAAAAATTTTCTAATCTGGACGCCCTGAAGAATCTGTATGTCAATAATGTGCAAGGCGTACCAATTGCGCTCAATGAGATTGCTGCCGTTTCATTTGAAACATCTCCTACGGCAATCAACCATTTCAATAAATCAAGATTTGCAAAGGTTTCGGCCATGTCTGGAAAAGGATATTATGCCAATGATTTATTGGTTGACATTATTCCTCAATTGGATCAGCTGAAAATGCCAAAAGGCTATTACTATAAACTGTCGGGAGAAAAGGAATCAGAAGGCGATGCATTAGGAGGAAATTTCATTTCTGTCATTATCTTAAGCACTTTTCTTTTCATTGCGGTGCTGTTGCTTCAGTTTAAAACTTTTAAAGGAATTATCATTGTATTGTCGATTATTCCATTGGGGATTTTGGGAGGTGTCATTTTGTTACTGATTGATGGAAGCCCGATGTCATTAGTGGCAATCATCGGATTTATCGGACTGTCCGGAATTCAGGTTAAAAATTCTCTGTTACTGGTGGATTTTACCAACCAGTTGAGATTGGAAGGCCATTCGATTGATGAGGCTATTGCTATTGCGGGTGAAACGCGTTTTCTTCCTGTAGTTTTAACTTCCATCACGGCGATCTGCGGTTTAATTCCTTTGGCTTTAAACTCCAATCCTTTGATCGCTCCATTAGCCATCGTATTGATTGGCGGACTTATCAGCTCGACGATTCTCTCTAGAATTGTTACGCCGGTAATGTACAAACTGATTCCTCCAAGTCTGGACATTGAAAACAAAGAAGAATATTAA
- a CDS encoding efflux RND transporter periplasmic adaptor subunit, with product MNKTITISLLSILLTASCKEEKKESKPFETTDIIAVKTASVGSLALASNINASGLVTTENETTYSFKIGGVVNGIFVEEGQFFRKGQLLATLDETEIRSGLNQSDLNVQKYERDYRRATNLYKDSVYTLEQVQNTKTGLDIARKQKDVVAFNARYAKIYAAADGFVSQKVAGKGEIVGPGSPVLMINETSNNNNYLLKVGLTDTEWASVKIGQKAVVTLDGYPGKSFDAFIFRKSQAADMALGSFQVELKLTMNDSKPAVGMFGKAEIKTEHSEDFIMVPYNSLIEADGNKAFVFVVENNKVKKRPITIARFENDKVFVKDGLQKNNKIVISNSAYLNEQSIIKIIN from the coding sequence ATGAATAAAACCATAACCATATCCCTGCTTTCAATCTTGCTGACAGCTTCCTGCAAAGAAGAAAAAAAAGAGTCAAAACCATTTGAAACAACTGATATAATTGCCGTAAAAACAGCGTCTGTAGGATCATTGGCTCTTGCTTCAAACATTAATGCCTCCGGTTTGGTAACCACAGAAAATGAAACCACCTATTCCTTTAAAATAGGAGGAGTTGTGAACGGAATTTTTGTGGAGGAAGGACAGTTTTTCAGAAAAGGTCAGCTACTGGCCACTTTGGACGAGACAGAGATTCGTTCAGGCCTCAATCAGTCGGATTTAAATGTGCAGAAATACGAACGTGATTACAGACGCGCCACCAACTTATATAAAGACAGCGTGTATACCTTGGAGCAGGTTCAGAACACCAAGACCGGACTGGATATCGCCCGTAAACAGAAAGATGTGGTTGCATTCAATGCCAGATATGCAAAAATTTATGCAGCCGCGGACGGTTTCGTTTCCCAAAAAGTGGCCGGTAAAGGTGAGATTGTAGGACCAGGCTCACCGGTTCTCATGATTAATGAAACTTCCAACAATAATAATTATCTATTGAAAGTAGGACTTACCGATACCGAATGGGCTTCTGTAAAGATCGGCCAAAAAGCAGTAGTTACATTGGATGGCTATCCCGGTAAAAGTTTCGATGCCTTTATTTTCAGGAAGTCGCAGGCAGCTGATATGGCGCTTGGCTCTTTTCAGGTGGAGCTTAAACTGACGATGAATGACAGCAAGCCCGCAGTAGGAATGTTTGGAAAAGCCGAGATTAAAACTGAGCATTCGGAAGATTTTATAATGGTTCCCTACAATTCCTTAATTGAAGCTGACGGGAACAAAGCTTTTGTTTTTGTGGTAGAAAACAACAAGGTAAAGAAAAGACCTATTACGATTGCCAGATTTGAAAATGATAAAGTTTTTGTAAAGGACGGACTTCAAAAGAACAATAAAATCGTAATCTCCAACAGTGCTTATCTGAATGAGCAATCAATCATTAAAATTATTAATTAA